The Juglans microcarpa x Juglans regia isolate MS1-56 chromosome 2S, Jm3101_v1.0, whole genome shotgun sequence genome has a window encoding:
- the LOC121252121 gene encoding actin-related protein 2/3 complex subunit 1A-like isoform X1, which translates to MAAIAVHQFAQCITCHAWSPDQSMVAFCPNNNEVHIYRLSQDKWEKVHVLQKHDQIVSGIDWSARSNRIVTASHDRNSYVWNLEGSEWVPTLVILRLNRAALCVQWSPKENKFAVGSGAKTVCICYYEQENNWWVSKLIRKRHDSSVTGVAWHPNNILLATTSTDGKCRVFSTFIKGVDTKDSRTGPSSDSKFGEQILQLDLSLSWAFGVKWSPSGNTLAYVGHNSMIYFVDDVGPSPLAQNVAFRDLPLRDVLFVSERMVVGVGFDCSPMVFAADERGIWSFVRFLGERKMASSGSKYGSQFSEAFGKLYGQSKHGVSTDAVEPSRSRGGVHDNCINCIVPLRQPGISMVMRFSTSGLDGKVVVWDLENQADLSDYL; encoded by the exons ATGGCGGCGATCGCTGTGCATCAGTTCGCTCAGTGCATCACATGCCATGCTTGGAGCCCCGACCAATCCA TGGTTGCATTTTGTCCCAACAATAATGAAGTTCATATCTATAGACTGTCCCAAGACAAGTGGGAAAAGGTTCATGTTCTTCAAAAG CATGACCAAATTGTTTCTGGGATAGACTGGAGTGCAAGGTCCAACAGGATAGTTACTGCATCTCATGATCGGAATTC ATATGTGTGGAATCTAGAAGGATCGGAATGGGTACCAACCCTTGTTATCCTTCGGCTAAATCGTGCTGCACTCTGTGTCCAGTGGAGTCCAAAAG AAAACAAGTTTGCTGTTGGAAGTGGGGCTAAAACTGTTTGTATATGCTACTATGAGCAAGAGAATAACTG GTGGGTCAGTAAACTAATCAGGAAAAGACATGATTCTTCTGTGACTGGTGTTGCTTGGCATCCAAATAAT ATTCTTCTTGCAACGACATCCACAGATGGAAAATGCAGAGTATTTTCCACATTTATTAAAGGCGTTGACACAAA GGATTCAAGAACAGGACCTTCTTCAGATTCAAAATTTGGGGAG CAAATTCTTCAGCTTGATCTCTCACTTTCATGGGCATTTGGGGTGAAGTGGTCTCCAAGTGGCAATACCTTAGCTTATGTAG GTCATAATTCTATGATTTATTTTGTCGATGATGTTGGACCTTCCCCTTTGGCTCAAAATGTTGCATTCCGTGATTTGCCTCTTCGTGAT gttttatttgtttctgaGAGAATGGTCGTAGGAGTGGGGTTCGACTGCAGCCCAATGGTTTTTGCGGCAGATGAAAGAGGAATATG GAGCTTTGTCAGATTTCTCGGTGAAAGGAAAATGGCATCTTCAGGATCAAAATATGGTTCACAG TTTTCTGAAGCATTTGGGAAACTATATGGGCAATCAAAGCATGGAGTGAGCACCGATGCTGTTGAACCTTCAAGATCAAGAGGAGGAGTTCATGACAACTGCATAAA TTGCATTGTGCCGCTTAGACAGCCTGGGATCTCTATGGTAATGCGCTTCAGCACCTCAG GACTGGATGGAAAAGTTGTTGTATGGGATTTGGAGAACCAAGCAGATCTATCTGACTACTTGTAA
- the LOC121252121 gene encoding actin-related protein 2/3 complex subunit 1A-like isoform X2, producing MVAFCPNNNEVHIYRLSQDKWEKVHVLQKHDQIVSGIDWSARSNRIVTASHDRNSYVWNLEGSEWVPTLVILRLNRAALCVQWSPKENKFAVGSGAKTVCICYYEQENNWWVSKLIRKRHDSSVTGVAWHPNNILLATTSTDGKCRVFSTFIKGVDTKDSRTGPSSDSKFGEQILQLDLSLSWAFGVKWSPSGNTLAYVGHNSMIYFVDDVGPSPLAQNVAFRDLPLRDVLFVSERMVVGVGFDCSPMVFAADERGIWSFVRFLGERKMASSGSKYGSQFSEAFGKLYGQSKHGVSTDAVEPSRSRGGVHDNCINCIVPLRQPGISMVMRFSTSGLDGKVVVWDLENQADLSDYL from the exons A TGGTTGCATTTTGTCCCAACAATAATGAAGTTCATATCTATAGACTGTCCCAAGACAAGTGGGAAAAGGTTCATGTTCTTCAAAAG CATGACCAAATTGTTTCTGGGATAGACTGGAGTGCAAGGTCCAACAGGATAGTTACTGCATCTCATGATCGGAATTC ATATGTGTGGAATCTAGAAGGATCGGAATGGGTACCAACCCTTGTTATCCTTCGGCTAAATCGTGCTGCACTCTGTGTCCAGTGGAGTCCAAAAG AAAACAAGTTTGCTGTTGGAAGTGGGGCTAAAACTGTTTGTATATGCTACTATGAGCAAGAGAATAACTG GTGGGTCAGTAAACTAATCAGGAAAAGACATGATTCTTCTGTGACTGGTGTTGCTTGGCATCCAAATAAT ATTCTTCTTGCAACGACATCCACAGATGGAAAATGCAGAGTATTTTCCACATTTATTAAAGGCGTTGACACAAA GGATTCAAGAACAGGACCTTCTTCAGATTCAAAATTTGGGGAG CAAATTCTTCAGCTTGATCTCTCACTTTCATGGGCATTTGGGGTGAAGTGGTCTCCAAGTGGCAATACCTTAGCTTATGTAG GTCATAATTCTATGATTTATTTTGTCGATGATGTTGGACCTTCCCCTTTGGCTCAAAATGTTGCATTCCGTGATTTGCCTCTTCGTGAT gttttatttgtttctgaGAGAATGGTCGTAGGAGTGGGGTTCGACTGCAGCCCAATGGTTTTTGCGGCAGATGAAAGAGGAATATG GAGCTTTGTCAGATTTCTCGGTGAAAGGAAAATGGCATCTTCAGGATCAAAATATGGTTCACAG TTTTCTGAAGCATTTGGGAAACTATATGGGCAATCAAAGCATGGAGTGAGCACCGATGCTGTTGAACCTTCAAGATCAAGAGGAGGAGTTCATGACAACTGCATAAA TTGCATTGTGCCGCTTAGACAGCCTGGGATCTCTATGGTAATGCGCTTCAGCACCTCAG GACTGGATGGAAAAGTTGTTGTATGGGATTTGGAGAACCAAGCAGATCTATCTGACTACTTGTAA